The Saccharopolyspora gloriosae genome has a segment encoding these proteins:
- the rbfA gene encoding 30S ribosome-binding factor RbfA, whose translation MADTARARRLAKRIAQIVASGLEYEVKDPRLAMVTITDARVTPDLRDATVYYTVFGDDSDYASTAAALSSATGVLRTRVGAQTGVRFTPTLTFVADTVPDDARRMEELVARAKEADAEVARLASGAEHAGEADPYRAEPDDTHDDDEETPGDEPVTGEDADLRRRPHSG comes from the coding sequence GTGGCCGATACGGCGCGCGCCCGCAGGCTCGCGAAGCGCATCGCGCAAATCGTGGCCTCGGGGCTGGAGTACGAGGTCAAGGACCCGCGGCTGGCGATGGTGACGATCACCGACGCGCGAGTCACCCCGGATCTGCGGGACGCCACGGTCTACTACACCGTGTTCGGCGACGACAGCGACTACGCGTCGACGGCCGCCGCCCTGTCCAGCGCGACCGGTGTGCTGCGCACCCGGGTGGGCGCGCAGACCGGGGTGCGGTTCACGCCGACGCTGACGTTCGTCGCGGACACCGTTCCCGACGATGCGCGGCGGATGGAGGAGCTCGTCGCGCGGGCCAAGGAGGCCGACGCGGAGGTGGCTCGGCTCGCTTCGGGAGCGGAGCACGCCGGGGAGGCGGACCCTTACCGTGCGGAACCGGACGACACCCATGATGACGACGAGGAAACTCCTGGTGACGAGCCTGTGACCGGCGAGGATGCCGATCTGCGGCGTCGGCCACACAGTGGTTGA
- a CDS encoding bifunctional oligoribonuclease/PAP phosphatase NrnA — translation MAAAAKLLSGASDVTLLAHVNPDADALGSALALGRALSSRGARVRVSFGHPDTVPRSLRVLDTEDLIVPVAEVPAAPPLLVVCDAGSLQRLGALSGRVQATVDAGGSVLNIDHHVANPRFGTHHVIDETAEATVLLVLRLLDELGAPLDLPIARCLYAGLVTDSGRFRRAKASTHLVAARLLEAGVEPDELTRSLMDTHPFAWLPMLSGVLREAALEPAAAQGLGLVHAVVRLAQAEPVRSEELDSVIDIVRTTAEAEVAVVLKEIAADRWSVSLRADRRVDVGTAANMCGGGGHRLAAGFTADGSAEDVLDSVRAALEKAPLLD, via the coding sequence GTGGCGGCGGCCGCGAAGTTGCTCTCCGGGGCCTCCGACGTCACGCTGCTCGCCCACGTCAACCCGGACGCCGACGCGCTGGGCAGCGCGTTGGCGCTGGGCCGGGCGCTGAGCAGCAGGGGAGCTCGGGTGCGGGTGTCGTTCGGGCATCCGGACACCGTTCCCCGGTCGCTGCGGGTGCTCGACACCGAGGACCTGATCGTGCCCGTGGCCGAGGTGCCCGCGGCGCCGCCGCTGTTGGTGGTGTGCGACGCGGGCAGCCTGCAGCGGCTGGGCGCCTTGTCGGGCCGGGTGCAGGCCACCGTCGACGCCGGTGGTTCGGTGCTGAACATCGATCATCACGTGGCGAATCCCCGCTTCGGCACCCATCACGTGATCGACGAGACGGCCGAAGCGACGGTGCTGCTGGTGCTGCGGCTGCTCGACGAGCTCGGCGCCCCGCTGGACCTGCCGATCGCCCGTTGCCTGTACGCGGGGCTCGTCACCGACAGCGGCAGGTTCCGCCGGGCCAAGGCGTCGACGCATCTGGTGGCGGCGCGGCTGCTGGAGGCGGGTGTCGAGCCGGACGAGTTGACCCGGTCGCTGATGGACACCCATCCGTTCGCGTGGTTGCCGATGCTGTCCGGTGTGTTGCGGGAGGCCGCGCTGGAGCCGGCGGCCGCGCAGGGGCTCGGGCTGGTGCACGCCGTGGTGCGGCTGGCGCAGGCCGAACCGGTGCGCAGCGAGGAACTCGACAGCGTGATCGACATAGTGCGGACCACGGCGGAGGCCGAGGTGGCGGTGGTGCTCAAGGAGATCGCCGCGGACCGCTGGTCGGTGTCGTTGCGCGCCGACCGGCGCGTCGACGTGGGCACGGCCGCGAACATGTGCGGTGGCGGCGGGCATCGGCTGGCTGCCGGGTTCACCGCGGACGGTTCCGCGGAGGACGTGCTCGATTCGGTGCGCGCGGCTCTGGAGAAGGCCCCGCTGCTCGACTGA
- a CDS encoding DUF503 domain-containing protein, whose amino-acid sequence MYVGALELDVLLGDVHSLKQKRAVVRPVVAELRKRFEVAAAEAGDQDLHRRALIGVSVVSGDASHVREVLEACERAVAARPELELLSARQRMLGPED is encoded by the coding sequence ATGTACGTCGGTGCGCTGGAACTGGACGTGCTGCTCGGCGATGTTCATTCGCTGAAGCAGAAACGTGCCGTGGTGCGGCCGGTGGTGGCCGAACTGCGGAAGCGCTTCGAAGTGGCCGCGGCGGAAGCAGGAGATCAAGACCTGCACCGCCGGGCGCTGATCGGAGTGAGTGTGGTCTCCGGCGATGCCTCGCACGTGCGCGAGGTGCTGGAGGCGTGTGAGCGCGCGGTCGCCGCGCGCCCCGAATTGGAACTCTTGTCGGCTCGGCAGCGCATGCTGGGGCCGGAAGACTGA